In a single window of the Chiloscyllium plagiosum isolate BGI_BamShark_2017 chromosome 32, ASM401019v2, whole genome shotgun sequence genome:
- the LOC122539340 gene encoding uncharacterized protein LOC122539340 isoform X6 → MSDPEAKELTKWGLQSTLDGNAKFHRNCDWNLKIIQAFKHFPFYTNPLSGTDTNPVLEITTTKRNSRIDFIQSDLTKRIHALTSLNSKATIRGWPSLLTILALTPTWNPNHLPIPSPRPTVSIPVT, encoded by the exons ATGTCAGACCCGGAGGCCAAGGAACTGACCAAATGGGGGCTTCAAAGTACTCTAGACGGCAACGCCAAGTTCCACAGGAACTGCGACTGGAATTTAAAGATCATCCAGGCGTTCAAACATTTCCCATTCTACACCAACCCCCTGTCCGGAACAGATACAAATCCCGTCCTGGAAATAACAACAACAAAAAGGAATTCAAGGATCGATTTCATACAGTCAGACTTAACCAAAAGGATTCAT GCACTAACTTCACTGAACTCCAAAGCAACAATCAGAGGTTGGCCCAGCCTGTTGACAATATTGGCGTTAACTCCGACATGGAATCCTAACCACTTACCCATACCATCACCAAGACCAACTGTTTCCATTCCTGTAACATGA
- the LOC122539340 gene encoding uncharacterized protein LOC122539340 isoform X8, with product MGLARLRSADSTQASRYKWHYSSASAYERPRSRTNRFTNRIVCLLQRTYEIQGTNEGTNFTELQSNNQRLAQPVDNIGVNSDMES from the exons ATGGGTCTCGCTCGATTGCGCTCGGCAGATAGCACCCAAGCTTCGCGCTACAAATGG CATTACAGTAGCGCCTCGGcgtacgaacgaccccgttcacgaacaaatcggtttacaaaTAGGATTGTAtgtttgcttcaacgtacgtacgaaattcaaggtacgaatgaag GCACTAACTTCACTGAACTCCAAAGCAACAATCAGAGGTTGGCCCAGCCTGTTGACAATATTGGCGTTAACTCCGACATGGAATCCTAA
- the LOC122539340 gene encoding uncharacterized protein LOC122539340 isoform X2 → MSDPEAKELTKWGLQSTLDGNAKFHRNCDWNLKIIQAFKHFPFYTNPLSGTDTNPVLEITTTKRNSRIDFIQSDLTKRIHVRTDPKPLPLCMKDMSNLKMNCNLCLIHILMRNIAAQIGLTRGKNIAHPPPNLALIHYSSASAYERPRSRTNRFTNRIVCLLQRTYEIQGTNFTELQSNNQRLAQPVDNIGVNSDMES, encoded by the exons ATGTCAGACCCGGAGGCCAAGGAACTGACCAAATGGGGGCTTCAAAGTACTCTAGACGGCAACGCCAAGTTCCACAGGAACTGCGACTGGAATTTAAAGATCATCCAGGCGTTCAAACATTTCCCATTCTACACCAACCCCCTGTCCGGAACAGATACAAATCCCGTCCTGGAAATAACAACAACAAAAAGGAATTCAAGGATCGATTTCATACAGTCAGACTTAACCAAAAGGATTCATGTGAGAACTGACCCCAAACCCCTCCCTCTTTGTATGAAAGACATGTCAAACCTGAAAATGAACTGCAATCTCTGTCTAATTCATATTTTAATGAGGAATATTGCCGCTCAAATCGGGTTGACGAGAGGCAAAAACATTGCACACCCTCCCCCCAATCTCGCTTTAATT CATTACAGTAGCGCCTCGGcgtacgaacgaccccgttcacgaacaaatcggtttacaaaTAGGATTGTAtgtttgcttcaacgtacgtacgaaattcaag GCACTAACTTCACTGAACTCCAAAGCAACAATCAGAGGTTGGCCCAGCCTGTTGACAATATTGGCGTTAACTCCGACATGGAATCCTAA
- the LOC122539340 gene encoding uncharacterized protein LOC122539340 isoform X5 produces MSDPEAKELTKWGLQSTLDGNAKFHRNCDWNLKIIQAFKHFPFYTNPLSGTDTNPVLEITTTKRNSRIDFIQSDLTKRIHHYSSASAYERPRSRTNRFTNRIVCLLQRTYEIQGTNEGTNFTELQSNNQRLAQPVDNIGVNSDMES; encoded by the exons ATGTCAGACCCGGAGGCCAAGGAACTGACCAAATGGGGGCTTCAAAGTACTCTAGACGGCAACGCCAAGTTCCACAGGAACTGCGACTGGAATTTAAAGATCATCCAGGCGTTCAAACATTTCCCATTCTACACCAACCCCCTGTCCGGAACAGATACAAATCCCGTCCTGGAAATAACAACAACAAAAAGGAATTCAAGGATCGATTTCATACAGTCAGACTTAACCAAAAGGATTCAT CATTACAGTAGCGCCTCGGcgtacgaacgaccccgttcacgaacaaatcggtttacaaaTAGGATTGTAtgtttgcttcaacgtacgtacgaaattcaaggtacgaatgaag GCACTAACTTCACTGAACTCCAAAGCAACAATCAGAGGTTGGCCCAGCCTGTTGACAATATTGGCGTTAACTCCGACATGGAATCCTAA
- the LOC122539340 gene encoding uncharacterized protein LOC122539340 isoform X1: protein MSDPEAKELTKWGLQSTLDGNAKFHRNCDWNLKIIQAFKHFPFYTNPLSGTDTNPVLEITTTKRNSRIDFIQSDLTKRIHVRTDPKPLPLCMKDMSNLKMNCNLCLIHILMRNIAAQIGLTRGKNIAHPPPNLALIHYSSASAYERPRSRTNRFTNRIVCLLQRTYEIQGTNEGTNFTELQSNNQRLAQPVDNIGVNSDMES from the exons ATGTCAGACCCGGAGGCCAAGGAACTGACCAAATGGGGGCTTCAAAGTACTCTAGACGGCAACGCCAAGTTCCACAGGAACTGCGACTGGAATTTAAAGATCATCCAGGCGTTCAAACATTTCCCATTCTACACCAACCCCCTGTCCGGAACAGATACAAATCCCGTCCTGGAAATAACAACAACAAAAAGGAATTCAAGGATCGATTTCATACAGTCAGACTTAACCAAAAGGATTCATGTGAGAACTGACCCCAAACCCCTCCCTCTTTGTATGAAAGACATGTCAAACCTGAAAATGAACTGCAATCTCTGTCTAATTCATATTTTAATGAGGAATATTGCCGCTCAAATCGGGTTGACGAGAGGCAAAAACATTGCACACCCTCCCCCCAATCTCGCTTTAATT CATTACAGTAGCGCCTCGGcgtacgaacgaccccgttcacgaacaaatcggtttacaaaTAGGATTGTAtgtttgcttcaacgtacgtacgaaattcaaggtacgaatgaag GCACTAACTTCACTGAACTCCAAAGCAACAATCAGAGGTTGGCCCAGCCTGTTGACAATATTGGCGTTAACTCCGACATGGAATCCTAA
- the LOC122539340 gene encoding uncharacterized protein LOC122539340 isoform X7: MRERLLDVRKLFAQSNRAVEWVSEGMKASESFNKQLNVTHYSSASAYERPRSRTNRFTNRIVCLLQRTYEIQGTNEGTNFTELQSNNQRLAQPVDNIGVNSDMES, from the exons ATGAGGGAAAGGCTGCTTGATGTCAGGAAGCTCTTTGCACAGAGTAACCGGGCTGTGGAATGGGTGTCTGAGGGGATGAAAGCCTCTGAGTCATTTAACAAACAACTGAATGTGACG CATTACAGTAGCGCCTCGGcgtacgaacgaccccgttcacgaacaaatcggtttacaaaTAGGATTGTAtgtttgcttcaacgtacgtacgaaattcaaggtacgaatgaag GCACTAACTTCACTGAACTCCAAAGCAACAATCAGAGGTTGGCCCAGCCTGTTGACAATATTGGCGTTAACTCCGACATGGAATCCTAA
- the LOC122539340 gene encoding uncharacterized protein LOC122539340 isoform X4, translating to MSDPEAKELTKWGLQSTLDGNAKFHRNCDWNLKIIQAFKHFPFYTNPLSGTDTNPVLEITTTKRNSRIDFIQSDLTKRIHVRTDPKPLPLCMKDMSNLKMNCNLCLIHILMRNIAAQIGLTRGKNIAHPPPNLALIHYSSASAYERPRSRTNRFTNRIVCLLQRTYEIQDTYCEHTCTTWVINSGCR from the exons ATGTCAGACCCGGAGGCCAAGGAACTGACCAAATGGGGGCTTCAAAGTACTCTAGACGGCAACGCCAAGTTCCACAGGAACTGCGACTGGAATTTAAAGATCATCCAGGCGTTCAAACATTTCCCATTCTACACCAACCCCCTGTCCGGAACAGATACAAATCCCGTCCTGGAAATAACAACAACAAAAAGGAATTCAAGGATCGATTTCATACAGTCAGACTTAACCAAAAGGATTCATGTGAGAACTGACCCCAAACCCCTCCCTCTTTGTATGAAAGACATGTCAAACCTGAAAATGAACTGCAATCTCTGTCTAATTCATATTTTAATGAGGAATATTGCCGCTCAAATCGGGTTGACGAGAGGCAAAAACATTGCACACCCTCCCCCCAATCTCGCTTTAATT CATTACAGTAGCGCCTCGGcgtacgaacgaccccgttcacgaacaaatcggtttacaaaTAGGATTGTAtgtttgcttcaacgtacgtacgaaattcaag ATACTTATTGTGAACATACTTGCACAACGTGGGTTATTAACAGtggttgcagatga
- the LOC122539340 gene encoding uncharacterized protein LOC122539340 isoform X3: MSDPEAKELTKWGLQSTLDGNAKFHRNCDWNLKIIQAFKHFPFYTNPLSGTDTNPVLEITTTKRNSRIDFIQSDLTKRIHVRTDPKPLPLCMKDMSNLKMNCNLCLIHILMRNIAAQIGLTRGKNIAHPPPNLALIHYSSASAYERPRSRTNRFTNRIVCLLQRTYEIQGTNEDTYCEHTCTTWVINSGCR; encoded by the exons ATGTCAGACCCGGAGGCCAAGGAACTGACCAAATGGGGGCTTCAAAGTACTCTAGACGGCAACGCCAAGTTCCACAGGAACTGCGACTGGAATTTAAAGATCATCCAGGCGTTCAAACATTTCCCATTCTACACCAACCCCCTGTCCGGAACAGATACAAATCCCGTCCTGGAAATAACAACAACAAAAAGGAATTCAAGGATCGATTTCATACAGTCAGACTTAACCAAAAGGATTCATGTGAGAACTGACCCCAAACCCCTCCCTCTTTGTATGAAAGACATGTCAAACCTGAAAATGAACTGCAATCTCTGTCTAATTCATATTTTAATGAGGAATATTGCCGCTCAAATCGGGTTGACGAGAGGCAAAAACATTGCACACCCTCCCCCCAATCTCGCTTTAATT CATTACAGTAGCGCCTCGGcgtacgaacgaccccgttcacgaacaaatcggtttacaaaTAGGATTGTAtgtttgcttcaacgtacgtacgaaattcaaggtacgaatgaag ATACTTATTGTGAACATACTTGCACAACGTGGGTTATTAACAGtggttgcagatga
- the spry1 gene encoding protein sprouty homolog 1 gives METRIQHGGGGSLVVIQQPPLDSRQRLDYERELQHTAILSLDQIKAIRTSNEYTEGPAIAKKANSINSSRLSQQHEKHERTHEVIPINVNNNYEHRSTHHTHAGHHSSTRMPVLSRSTSTGSAASSGSNSSASSEQGLLGRSPPSRPTSSHHRSDRMVRIQPKPSLCTTNELKCLGKEDLAKHRFICEQCGKCKCRECTAPRTLPSRLACNRQCLCSAESMVEYGTCMCLVKGIFYHCSNDDEDSCADNPCSCSHSHCCSRFLCMGLMSLFLPCLLCYLPAKGCVKLCQGCYDRVNRPGCRCKNSNTVYCKLKSCPTPGEDKPS, from the coding sequence ATGGAGACCCGTATTCAGCATGGCGGTGGTGGTTCATTGGTGGTAATCCAGCAACCCCCTCTCGACAGCAGGCAGAGACTGGACTATGAACGGGAGCTGCAGCACACTGCCATTTTATCCCTCGATCAGATTAAAGCAATCAGGACCAGCAATGAATACACAGAAGGCCCTGCCATTgcgaagaaggctaatagcattaATAGCAGCAGACTCTCACAACAGCATGAGAAGCATGAAAGGACTCACGAAGTGATACCGATCAATGTGAATAATAACTATGAGCATCGGTCCACTCACCACACACATGCTGGTCACCACTCCTCGACCAGGATGCCTGTGTTGAGCAGATCGACTAGCACGGGTAGTGCAGCTAGCTCAGGGAGCAACAGTAGTGCGTCATCTGAGCAAGGGCTTTTGGGACGTTCACCACCATCACGGCCAACCTCCAGCCACCACAGATCGGACAGGATGGTTAGAATACAACCTAAGCCGTCTCTCTGCACAACCAATGAGCTGAAATGCTTAGGGAAGGAGGATCTGGCAAAGCATAGATTTATATGTGAGCAATGTGGGAAATGCAAGTGCAGAGAGTGTACAGCACCGAGGACCCTCCCTTCACGTTTGGCTTGTAACAGGCAGTGCCTGTGCTCGGCAGAGAGCATGGTGGAGTACGGTACATGCATGTGCCTAGTAAAGGGAATCTTCTACCACTGCTCCAATGATGACGAAGACTCCTGTGCTGATAATCCTTGCTCCTGCTCCCATTCACACTGCTGCTCCAGATTCTTGTGCATGGGTTTAATGTCCTTGTTTCTGCCCTGTTTACTCTGCTACCTTCCAGCTAAGGGCTGTGTTAAACTTTGCCAGGGGTGCTATGACCGTGTAAACCGGCCTGGGTGCCGATGCAAGAATTCAAATACTGTGTATTGCAAACTCAAGAGCTGTCCCACTCCAGGGGAGGACAAACCCTCTTGA